Within Candidatus Nanopelagicales bacterium, the genomic segment TCCGTCTGGTCAAGCGTTGGACATCATGCTCCGCGACGACGGTCGGACCAAGCAGAGCGTTTCGGAGGGAGCGACCATTGCCGGCTTTCTGATGGCGAACTGGCAGCAACTGGGAGTCGTGTACTTCATCTTCCGTCAACAGATCTGGCATCCGGGGCAGGCGTTTCGTCTGATGGAAGACCGCGGCGACTGGACGCAAAACCACATGAACCACATCCATGTGCTGGTCAACGGCCAACACACGGCCTATGGTCCGCTGGTCAGCGCCGCGGGAGTAACGCTGCCAGCCGACCAACTGCCTGATCCGGCGGCCTTGCGCAGAGCCCAACAGACACGTATCGCCGAGTTGCGGGGCCAGGTCGTGGCTGCGCGGAAGTCCGCCAGGGCGGCAGCACGGAGTGCCAGGGTCGTGCGTCGGCAGTGGGGCTCCTTAGGCATCGGTGTCACGGCTGCCCAGCGCCAGGTTGACCTGACCATTCGGCGGGCGTACATGCTGGCAGGTGATGAGGAACTGGTTAAGCAGACTGAGGGCCTATTCGTCGATCCGCGTGCACTCGGTACGGCCGCCCTTGTGGCAGATCGCACGACGAGGCTGACTCGCGAGGAATACGAGGCGGCCAAGGCCGCGCTGGTCAAGGCGAAGGGTCAAGTCGCTCGTAGCGGCTTTGCCGCCCGCCAGGCAAAAGAACAACTCGCCCGCGCCGAACAGGCGTTGCGCGAAGCAATCGCCGGGCTCTAGCTCCGCTGCGGGGGTTCCGCTGAACAACGAGCCGCGGTGGCCAAAGTCGTCGGCCCCGGGATCTATCAGAAAGAAACCGAATATCGATCGCCCCACTTGGATGGTCGCGCGGACCAATTACCGGTAGGTTCACCGAGTGGCAGGTACTTCGCACGCGTCGCCAAGGCGGGAGTCAGTATGAACTCGGCCAGTCCCCTCGATCCGCAAGTTGTCCGCGCGCTGAGGTCCGCAATGAGTCGCCGTGGCTTCTTGCAGACGCTCGGGGCCGGCGGTGCGGCAGCTTTCCTCGCAGCCTGCGGAATCTCCGGCAGCAGCGGGACGCCACACAATCGCGACAACCCGGTGGCCACTCCAGTCGACCTCTCCGACACCAACAAGACGCTGACATGGGCCAACTGGACGCTCTACCTGGACTACGACGAAGAGAAGAAGGTCTATCCGACTCTCAGGCAGTTTGAGAAGGAGAGCGGCATCAACGTCAAGTACCGCGAGGACATCGACGACAACAACACGTTCTGGGGCAAGGTTCAGGGGCAACTCGCCAACGGGTCTGACATCGGCTATGACCTAGTCACACCGACCGACTGGATGGCCGGCCGCTGGATCCGGATGGGTTATGCGGCACGACTCGACGCAGCGAATATCCCCAACAAGAAGAACATTCTGCCGAACCTGGAGAACGTCGGCTTCGATCCAGGCCGCAACTTCTCGCTCACCTGGCAGTCCGGCTTCGCCGGCATCGCCTGGAACAAGGAGAAGTACCCGAAGGGCCTCAAGACCCTCGACGACCTGTGGGCGCCTGACCTCAAGGGCAAGGTCGACGTTCTGGCGGAGATGCGCGACACCGTCGGGCTGATCATGCTCAGCCAAGGCGTTGCAATTGACGGGCCGTTCACCGACGACCAGTTCCAGGCGGCCCTCGATGTCCTATCCGAACAACTCGATTCGGGCCAGATCAAGGGCGTCAAAGGCAATGAGTACAAGGAGGACCTGGTCAGTGGCCAGGCGTACGCAGCCATCGCGTGGTCCGGTGACATCTTCCAACTCAACGCCGAGACCCCGGGCAAGTACGAGTTCATCATTCCGGAGTCCGGCGGAACGCTGTGGAGTGACAACTTGCTGATCCCGGCAACTTCCCAGCACAAGGAGAACGCTGAGAAGTTGATGAATTTCTACTATCAACCCGATATCGCCGCAGAGACGGCCGCCTGGGTCAACTACATCTGCCCCGTGCAAGGCGCGCAAAAATACATGGAGAAGATCGATCCTGAGCTCGCGGCCAGTCCATGGATTTTCCCCAGCGACAAGACGCTCAACGAAACCCAGGTTTTCCGGCCACTCACACCGGCCGAGGAAATTCAATTTACCGCCGCATTCGGCGACGTGATTGGTGGTTGATGGTGGCTAAGAAAAGTGACATGACACAGGCAGATGGCGACGTTTTGCTCGCAGACATCACCAAGGAGTTCGGCGACTTCAAAGCCGTCGACAACGTGACGCTGCAGATTCCGCAGGGGTCGTTCTTCGCTCTGCTCGGACCATCGGGTTGCGGCAAGACCACGACGCTGCGGATGATCGCCGGCTTGGAGGAGCCGACCGCCGGGTCCATCCACATTGGCGAAGAGGACATCACGTTGACGCGGCCGTACCAACGTCCGGTCAATACAGTGTTCCAGAATTACGCGCTGTTCCCGCACCTGGACATTTTCGAGAACGTTGCGTTCGGTCTTCGTCGGCGTGGGGTCAAGGACCTCGACCAGCAGGTGACTGATGCGCTCGATCTCGTTGAGCTGGGACAGGTTGCCAAGCGAAAGCCCGGCCAACTGTCCGGTGGCCAACAGCAGCGCATCGCGCTGGCCCGGGCGATCGTCAACCGACCGTCAGTGCTTCTGCTGGATGAACCCCTCGGTGCGCTTGACCTCAAGCTTCGCCGCCAAATGCAGTTGGAACTCAAACGAATTCAGACCGAGGTCGGCCTCACCTTCGTCCACGTCACGCACGACCAGGAAGAGGCCATGATCATGGCCGACACCGTCGCGGTGATGAACGAGGGTGTCATC encodes:
- a CDS encoding spermidine/putrescine ABC transporter substrate-binding protein, which gives rise to MNSASPLDPQVVRALRSAMSRRGFLQTLGAGGAAAFLAACGISGSSGTPHNRDNPVATPVDLSDTNKTLTWANWTLYLDYDEEKKVYPTLRQFEKESGINVKYREDIDDNNTFWGKVQGQLANGSDIGYDLVTPTDWMAGRWIRMGYAARLDAANIPNKKNILPNLENVGFDPGRNFSLTWQSGFAGIAWNKEKYPKGLKTLDDLWAPDLKGKVDVLAEMRDTVGLIMLSQGVAIDGPFTDDQFQAALDVLSEQLDSGQIKGVKGNEYKEDLVSGQAYAAIAWSGDIFQLNAETPGKYEFIIPESGGTLWSDNLLIPATSQHKENAEKLMNFYYQPDIAAETAAWVNYICPVQGAQKYMEKIDPELAASPWIFPSDKTLNETQVFRPLTPAEEIQFTAAFGDVIGG
- a CDS encoding ABC transporter ATP-binding protein, with translation MTQADGDVLLADITKEFGDFKAVDNVTLQIPQGSFFALLGPSGCGKTTTLRMIAGLEEPTAGSIHIGEEDITLTRPYQRPVNTVFQNYALFPHLDIFENVAFGLRRRGVKDLDQQVTDALDLVELGQVAKRKPGQLSGGQQQRIALARAIVNRPSVLLLDEPLGALDLKLRRQMQLELKRIQTEVGLTFVHVTHDQEEAMIMADTVAVMNEGVIEQMGAPIELYESPQTVFVANFLGQSNLFPATVKDAGSEELLLEDPDGKFTVPKSRVADGVDLTVGRKVLVGIRPEKLNISYVDDANAPASDGNSVDGHVTDASFAGVSTQYLVATPGGEEISVFAQNRGTQGVIPSGTSVRLSWNGDHAFVLEGDQTAQVGAEPELQNVGG